A genomic window from Lineus longissimus chromosome 17, tnLinLong1.2, whole genome shotgun sequence includes:
- the LOC135501858 gene encoding syntaxin-6-like, translating to MSLEDPFFVVREEVNKAVQTAQGLYQRWCELVDDPNVVSKEEYDWTANELRNSLRSIDWDLEDLEETISIVEKNPKKFRIEDYELVERKKFVAQTKKTVQDMRDHMASPKVRAKEDRRNRQTLLNGSGNGPSRPMDKYTRLDNEIERSNQKFIEDTHQQQAMMIRQQDETLDMVGTSVTVLKDMSHRIGTEVDEQAVMLDEFSGEMDRTESKLDQTMKKVAKVLHMSNDKRQWIAIVALIIILIIVLILFFIL from the exons ATGTCACTTGAAGATCCATTCTTTGTTGTCCGGGA GGAGGTCAACAAAGCTGTGCAAACAGCACAAGGCCTGTACCAGCGGTGGTGTGAACTTGTGGATGACCCTAACGTCGTCTCTAAGGAGGAATATGATTGGACGGCAAATGAGTTGAGGAATAGTCTGCGGAGCATTGACTGGGACCTTGAAGACCTCGAGGAAACTAT AAGTATCGTGGAGAAGAACCCGAAGAAGTTCAGGATAGAAGATTACGAGCTGGTTGAGAGAAAAAAGTTCGTAGCGCAGACGAAAAAGACAGTCCAG GATATGAGAGACCACATGGCGAGTCCAAAGGTGCGGGCAAAGGAAGACCGACGGAACCGACAGACGTTATTAAATGGCAGCGGGAATGGTCCCAGTCGCCCGATGGACAAGTATACGCGGCTTGATAATGAGATCGAACGTTCGAATCAGAAGTTTATTGAGGACACACATCAACAACAAGCG ATGATGATTCGACAACAAGATGAAACATTGGACATGGTCGGGACAAGTGTGAcagttttaaaagatatgagcCATCGGATAGGCACGGAGGTGGATGAGCAGGCAGT TATGCTGGATGAGTTTTCAGGTGAAATGGACCGGACAGAGTCTAAATTAGATCAAACGATGAAAAAGGTGGCAAAAGTTTTACACATGTCAAACG ACAAGCGGCAATGGATAGCAATAGTCGCACTGATCATCATtctcatcatcgtcctcatatTGTTCTTCATTCTCTGA